The genomic window ttcaaaagacatGCCTCAGAAGGcatatccatcattaaagaccctcaccagctCGGACATGCCTTcgtttcattgctaccatcagcaaggaggtacaagagtctgAACATGCACACCTGACATTTTATgatgagatttctgaatggacaatgaacccataaacactacctcactattttctttttgcactacttattaaaatttttaatatatttattataatttatagtatagtctgtattgcactatactgctgcaacaaatttcatgacacgtcagtgataataaacctgattcagattaattttattttctaaattctttctttttcaaataGCCTCACAAAATCATTTTCCTGTTCATCTTGGCCTTTTGAACACAAATTATCTTCATGGAATTCTATAAAACCCCACCATcccagccatgctctcttctcactactgccatcaggaaggaggcgaAGAAGATACAAAGACTGAACTGGTcctacaacctgtggactcattttcaaggactcttcatctcgctctcaatatttatcgcttatttattattatgcttgtttttatgtttttgtatttactgtgaatgcctacaagaaaatgaatcttcagggTTGTTTATAGTGACACAAGTACtttaataacaaatttactttgaacttcatcaGCAACTTATCTGGAGCCCTATCAGCTTCTTTTGGGAGGGTGGCATTTGGAAGATAGCTTTGGCAGCTAATAAAGCCCTTATAAGAAAAGATAACTTTGGATTGTTAGAGTTGACTGAAGAGCCTTGTGACAAGAGTGCTTGAGAAATATAGCATAAAAATATAAACTTCCTCTGATATCCATTTCAGCCTCAAACACTGAGGGGCCAATGGTGATGATGGTGGGAGGGTACCTACTGCATTAAAATCTACTCCCAGGACAAATACAATTACATAGTAAAATGGCAGAATTATAGCAGGTAATAATTCCATAAATCAAAAGAATTATTTACCAGCTCTACAGTTAAAACCATAAGTCGCAGGGTAAATGGAACCCAAAATTCTGCcagttttagtttttttttggctCAATCAACAACACATCGATTAATGCAATGGGAAAAATCTGGCTAGTGTGCTTAGAATGCAGCTTCAAAAATACTTTGCTTTTAATTTTTTCCCCCCAATAAACTTTATTACATTGGAAAATGGGTTTATCACTAAATTAAAACATCTGTCCAATTTTAAAATCTGAACTATTTGCTACTTGTATTGGTGTTTAGTAGTTAGTTTAGtttaaaagttttaaaaatatGACTATTAGTGTCCTTGTGCAGAAAAATATGTAAATAGCTTTATTCATtctatttgtttattgagatacagccacagaataggcccttcgagccactcaccagcaacaacccccccccccccccaaacttacaatgaccaattaatccaccAACTATGGGCAACCAGAGCAcccaaggaaacccacacattccacaggaaggacatacagacGGGATCCGAATTGAACtccgccccgagctgtaatagtgttgcgctaaccactatgctactgtggcacccattTTGTGTGCCTTTAAGAACATTATTAAATGGGTGTAATCAGAAACTCACTAAAGCTGTTTTGCAGAAAATTATATTTGCTCTTGAAAATTCCATATTTCTAAATGAATTTCACCAACATGGTCAGTGGAAACATTAGGTCCAGTGTATTCTTACTGACAGATTGCTTAAACATTCAACTGCTCCAGAGactggattttcttttttttaggcTGTGTAATTTTAGGGAACTGAATGCAGCAACAGTCAAATCAAGGGGTGTGATTTAACAGCCCTACAGCAGAGTTGGATACTCTAAATATCTGTTAATGGGAAATGGATCCGAAAGTTCCTAAGGATGTGTGGGCAGTGGCTTGTTGTTAGTTTTTCGATTAGACTGATTAATTCTTAGactgtttaatttttattttctttgcagtttaacaattaaatGCCCGCTAGTTTTTTTTAATCACTTATATACATGTAACTGTTTATTACATTTCCCAGTAGCCACAGTATGTATATGTATTTGTTCAGTGTTCCCCCGCAACCCCCCGCGGTTATATTTGTATGATTCTGGTAAGTTCTGGAAGCTTCTCTAGTgctgcattatttgaataggggCCATCCATTAGCTGACTCTTCTGTAAAGTTGAATGGAATGTTTCTTATCTATGGAGTATAAAAAGGGCTGACCACGTAGCAAcagaatctttctttctttttgcttctCCGCATCTTCACTCTCTGCTCCTGTTACTGTCTAACATTTTTGTTCTATTAAAACAATCATGAAAcaacaagttttgtgcctctttcccAACATCTTAAAGAACCTCTGATTAAAAGCGTTGGGATCCAACACTGCATTTGACTTCAGTTGGAAGCCCTTGGAATTAAATTTCAGTCTTGAGATGTGTGCACTGTACAATTGCTGTTGGAGATTCTACAGTCTGGACGAGATATTAGACAAAAATCCTGTTTAATCTCTCATCAGGGAAATGCAATAAATATCCAAAGCTACTACTAGCAATAtttgggtgtggggggggggaaaagaTGATGGAAGGAGGGAGGGGTTTCAGTTCTTCTCTGGATTTTTGGTTAATTTTACTCCTCAGACAACACTTAAAAACATTTACCCTTATGCTGCCCTGGCTGCTACATTTCTTGCTCTGTTACAGTGACCTAGACTTTAAAACTACTTCCCTATTTCAGTAGCTAAAAAGCATTCTGGATTGTTAAAATGAAACACTCCTTCCTCGATTTTAGAGACCGATGTTTCTTCAGAAGGCATTTTCACCATGTTAGCAAAACAATGAAATGGATTGCAACATCAGAAATGCCAGTTCAACAAAACAAAATAGGCATAGAGGTGGAACCTCCCTCTTTGCAAAAAAAGATGTTTGCACTCCTACCACTGGTTTATAGATTAGTTTTGTATATCAGTGATATATGCACCGACCAAATTCACAACTGTAGTGTTATTCAATAAATATAGCTGCTCACTAAACTAAGTTATCATCTAGTCTATTCTGttttgaagagagagagagagcagagagacgGGATAATTTGTAAAATAGCCCAAGCACTCAAAATGTCCAAACTTCAAATTAATGCACATGTATATCACTGGGAAATTTAAGAGGAATTTTGTACAAACTATGCTTCAGAATAACAGAAGTGCTGCAGTTTGCAATCAATTACCTGACTTTAAAAACAGAAAACCAGAAAAATGCACATTATGTTCAGCAGCTCCCACAGCAACAACTCTGATTTAGCTTACAGTTGTGCAATTCCAATGAGAGAAACGTGCCCATGATTATTTCAGAGATTACAGATTTAACTATTTGGTGCAAGTATACAAAGTACTAATCtgccatggacggtcccaagcccagctgcaatggggggtgggggcaggggacaGGGTGGCTAACAAACACATCTCATAAAAACCCAGTGCTATAGAAATGCCAATAGAAACTCCAAAGACCTCTCCCGGGGACAGCAAGGGTCTTGGCCTAGAAGAAAAGAAGATGGGCTACATGTAGAGCAACTTGAAAGACACTCCTGAACAGAGAACTCTACCGAGCTGTTGttggcagcctatgccccagcaggggtgatgggcttaagtacAGAATCAGTACTCTTGGGGAAACTTAACTGTCCATTTGCTACAAGATGTAAGCATTCTCTTGTGCATCAACAAATAACACTAGTTTCCCATCTAGCATATATTACTGGTACTACCCTGGAGACAAAGGAAGACAAATGAAGAAAGTGTGTTAAATGTTTCAAATGGATGCTAAGATTTTGTAAAACGTTATTAGTAAAAGACGGGATTTACCAAAAAAAATGTAAGATGCCTAGAATAGCCAGGAACTAAACAAGGCAGATACAGAACTATTTCCTCTAGTACAAAGTAGATAACATTTAGGGACAAGACATTTAGGAGAGTAATCAGGATAAAATATAGTGAAAAATCTAGAACCTTCTTCCCCTGAAAAGGCAGTGAATGCTGCATCAATTGAAATTTTCAAGATGGAAGTCAACAGATTTTGGCTGATTAAGAAATGTGGAACAGAGCCCAAAGGTGAGGCTTAAGCAGAGATTAGTCAATTGTGGAAAAGGCTGGGAGGTTTGAATGGCTTCCTCCTGTTCCTATGTTCGACAGTCAATAAGGCAAGGTTTCATAACTGATGTATTCACCCTGGAAAATCAAATGCTTTCCATTACCTACACAtaaaaaggtttttttttgccttattACATAGCCCTAGAGGAAAGAAAACCAGACAAATGCAAGACTATGTCACCAATTCATTCATAGAAACTATGTGGCCCATTAGAAAGCATTCAGTTCATCTAAATGCACCTTTCAAATTACACCAATTCCAGACACCTAATAGAACAACTGTTAGAGTGGGCTCTATTTCATCTAATGGAAATCTACTTAACATTTCTTCCAAGTGCAGtgttctgcatatttactaacccatttgGAGGAAAACTTTTACCAGCTTCCCTTAAGTGTTAAATTTACTGCTTGCCCAGAGGTTTTGTTGACCTTCTTAGAAGAATTACCACAGTCATTCAATAGTATCTACTTCTAGAGTAATTTCTTGTATGCTTCCTTCAGTGACATTATCTACACATTTCTTGCCATGCTGTTCTTTGAGGTGTCGCCTGAGAGCTGGCTTATGTGCAAAGCCCACATCACAGTAGTTGCACTTGTGCGGCCTGTCACCGCTGTGGAGATTCAGGTGGTCCTGCAGAGAGCACTTCTGtgtgaatgtcttcccacagatTGTGCATTGATAGGGCTTGATTCCTGTGTGCACCCGGATGTGCCGCGTCAGGTTACttttctgtgtgaaaatcttgcCGCAGCGCAGGCACAGGAAAAGTTTGTGAGTTTTCAGATGGCTGATGAAGTTTTCGAGATGTTGAAAAATCTTACCACACTTACTGCAGTGGTGGGGCTTCTGAAGCCATTTGTCCTGCATCTTAAAATGATTGGTGTACATGGTTTTGTTAGcaaacagttttgtgcccctgtTACGCCTGAACAAAAACCCACCCGCGGCTGCCATTTCCTCGTTTGGAAAGCTACTTAAACCTTGTAGCTCAAACTCATTGGCTGCCAGCATATAACTGGTGCCATTGACCATTTCTGACAGTCTGGGGGGATCAGCCACAAAGTTTTGTAAACAGCTATCTAACACCTTGTTGTTTCTAGAATCCACAGACGAATTAATGAGGGAGTGCTGCGAATCAGGAGAATTTGCAACAGCCCTTTCGACACTGTTGCTGAAATTATTGGAGAGATGGCTCAGACTGTCACCATTTTCACTGTCCTGAATATCACTGGTGAGAGATTCCACTTTGACAATCCGGATGTTGCTGTCTTCAGAGTCTGTTTCACAGTCGGAGACATCTCTCGTTTGCGTGAGATCTTCCAGTTTGTTCTTCCCGGAATCGGAGAGTGGGCTTTCCTGTGACCGTTCTGAGCTCTCAGGAAATGCTGTGGAAGTGCTGCTTTCCCCAACCTGGTGCCCTTGGTCTTCAGACAACAACTTTGGCTCAATGTATTTAGAAAGAGCTTGTGTGCATTTCTCCACAATGTGGCCCATTTGAAGGTAGCTTGCAGCAGTTAAGTAGTTTACCAATTCCTTTACAGGGAACTCTAGGATACCAGTGTAACAGGATAAAAGTATCTGCTCTCCAACCTCAGAACTCTGGAGAAGAGAAATTCTGACATCCTTTGAATCGTTCAGCAAGAATTGGTCCCTCAAAAAGGGAGAGCATGCAGCGAAAACTATTTTATGCCCCAGAAACGCCACATTGTTGATTCGAATTGTAACATCGCAGAATCGTTTTTGTTGTCTCAATAAGTTCATTTTTTGCAACATGGAATCTCCATAGCTTGTAAACTTAAACCGAAGGACATCAGAATTTGGAGCCATGTTTCCAAACCTGGAAAGAAACAGAAAGGACATGAACTACTTACTGTAAAAAGAAACATCACTTGGTATATTTTGTTATTTCTACACTATAGCTCCCAGTACTGTGATGCCATTAAAAGTACTCATTTTGCATATCAAGTTCAGCTTCAAGATTGCTCCAGTCATGAAGCAATCTATCCAAAATATAAGATATTACAAAAGTCACTTCTGAAATATTTAGTTAGTTTTGGTTAGAACTTTGTCCTTTGAGGACAAGATTGTAGTGCTACTCCATTCAATGCCAACACACACACTGTCAATTCAATTACTAAAACACAATgactaaatttaaaataatgTAAGTTATTTAGAATGACATCCAAGTTGCAactgaatttaaaataaaataaagttaaaaaaataaaaataaggttGTAAGAAAGTGGCTGCCCCATTCAAGTATTGCACTTTTCCATGTTGTAAAATACATTAAATACAAAACAGAATCAAGAATTAAAGCTGAAATTAAAGAAAAGCTCTGAAATAAAAAGGTAGCTGCTCACTTAAAACCAAATATTGCACATGCCCATGTACTGCACTTAAGAGACTGTATTGCCCATAGTGTCTATGGACCAAGGGCGGGTGGGGAGCATTGTTCAGTCCCAcgacagccctgggaaaagctgtttttcagtctggaTGTCCATGCAGAGATGATTTTGTATCCCCTGCCAGATGGTAGGAGATTGAACAGGTGATAACTGGGCTGGGATGAGTCCATCATGATGTCACAAGCCCACTGTAGATAGTGAGAGTTGTAGATGGCTTCCATATCTGGTTGTTGTGTCCCAGTGATGTTCTGTGCAGTCCTGATTACTCATTGAAGTACTAACTGGTCGATCCTGTTCCAGTTACATACTGTCATGCAGTAGGTCAGTATGCACTCAATTACCTATCAGTATATGTTTAACAGGAGCCTTTGGGCAGATTtgctctctttaaactcctaagaTAGTATAGGTGCTCCTGAGCCTTCCCTACTAtcaaggtggtgttgaggaactcCTCTGTGACATTCACTCCCAAGCACTTAAAGCTGGAAACCCTTTCCACTTTATTAGTAAAATTCTCATCTTCAGTTTAAAAACAGCTGCATATTAAGCCAACTTTTGGTTGCAGACCACATACACATTTACCATAGAACTTTGACACAGTTTAAGTATATGTCTTTATTAGCTTTCACAGGGTATATGGGGTGGACACCATGGGTAGGGGTAGCACCTCTGCTGAAGGAGTGTCAATTCTGAGGTAGCTCACACAAATTTGCTCCcaaccagacactcagctctcacctgtggctccaagtaactaCTTGCATGTGACAGAggccacaccccagtacaccaCTTTGACAGGTGAGCCAAACCAGGTGACGGCCTCATATCCCAGTGaggtagggacatgcctgtcctagcatgtaaaATCAGTTCCAGCAGACTGGGTGGAAGaggtctacagtgagatccaacggccaggaaggcagttctgccaATGCTCCTTGGAGAGCAAAGGGAAATCACGGAAACAAGGAAAACTCCAGTTGTGATGACTACTCGTACCACTGCACCCAGACTTCTGAAGTAGAGAGTGGAACTCCCCAGTCCAACAGCTtttccatttaaaaaattctCCAACACATTTCCTCATGCAATTCACATCAAACTGCCAACTCTAACTGTCATCATCTGATATAATTGGCAACTAATCATTAGCTTGCGTATATTTCAAGGTTCTTGTACTGCGCACTCAGAGTCAGAGATCAATGTATGCACTACCCAGAGAATGGCAATAGCCCAAACCatatgacgcaatagccacagctctacacaccgtccttacacatctggagaagagggatgattatgtgagaatgctggttttggactacagttcagcattcaacaccataattccctccaggctcaacaagaagctcggagacctcagccttcaccctgcgtTGTGTAGCTGGATTCTGGACtttgtcagatcgccggcaggtggtaagagtggacttcttcacctctgcccctcaacacaggtgccccttagggctgtgtactaagccccctcctttactctgtatacccatgactgtcaccactcacagctccaatctggtaatcaatttgctgatgatgctacactgattggcctaatctcaaataataatgaggcagcctacagagaagatgatatcaccctgacacagtggtgttaagaaaacaactctccctcaatgttgcaaaaacaaaggtggTGGTTGTGGACTACGGGAagaatggatctggggttgagagggtgaacagctttaagttgctTGGCATAcatatcactgaggatctcatggtctgtacataccggttgtgtggtgaaaaaggcacaacagtgcctctttcacctcagtgggttgaagtttggtgtgggctcccaaatcctaataactttctataggggcacaattgagaaaatcctggctggctgcatcactgcctgatatgggaaccgtacttccctcaatcatagGACTCTGCAGATAGCGGTgaaaacagcccagtccatctgtagatgtgaacttcctactattcaggacatttacaaagacgtgtgtaaaaagggcccgaaggatcattggggacctgagttacctcaaccacaaactgttccaactgctaccatctagaaaatggtaccacagcataaaagccaggaccaacaggctccaagacagcttcttccagcaggccatcaAACTGCCTAACTcaagctgacacaactgtatttctttgttatattgactatcctgttgtacatactatttattataaattactataaattgcatttagacagatgtaaagatttttactcctcatgtacatgaaggatgtaagcaataaagtcaattcaattcattaagTGGGAAATATACAGCGTGCTTTAAACTTTAAGGACGTGACTGGAGTGCCAGGATTTGAAGAATGAACAAGTCTCACTAGCTAAGGAGTGGACACCTTTGATTTATACTTGGATGACATGGCTCAACAAGGGTCCAAATCAAGTCTTTATCTGGAAGCCAATTTTTAAAACTGCACCAatatttaaatgtatttaaatTCCAACATAAAATGTTGTGCAGATTTACAGTTTAATTTTGGCAAAGTTACTAGCCTGAAGTAGTGACACAGAGAAATGAGTTTAAAACCTACAAAATCTgaagaatttaaattcaagttaTTAAATAAATCAGGAATAAAATATTAACATCGATAAAAATTACCATAAAGCTAACAGTTCGCCATATCTGGTTCACTAACATCCTTGTAGGAAGAAAATTCAATGTTCTTACCTGGTTTGATCTACATGTGACT from Hypanus sabinus isolate sHypSab1 chromosome 18, sHypSab1.hap1, whole genome shotgun sequence includes these protein-coding regions:
- the zbtb26 gene encoding zinc finger and BTB domain-containing protein 26 gives rise to the protein MAPNSDVLRFKFTSYGDSMLQKMNLLRQQKRFCDVTIRINNVAFLGHKIVFAACSPFLRDQFLLNDSKDVRISLLQSSEVGEQILLSCYTGILEFPVKELVNYLTAASYLQMGHIVEKCTQALSKYIEPKLLSEDQGHQVGESSTSTAFPESSERSQESPLSDSGKNKLEDLTQTRDVSDCETDSEDSNIRIVKVESLTSDIQDSENGDSLSHLSNNFSNSVERAVANSPDSQHSLINSSVDSRNNKVLDSCLQNFVADPPRLSEMVNGTSYMLAANEFELQGLSSFPNEEMAAAGGFLFRRNRGTKLFANKTMYTNHFKMQDKWLQKPHHCSKCGKIFQHLENFISHLKTHKLFLCLRCGKIFTQKSNLTRHIRVHTGIKPYQCTICGKTFTQKCSLQDHLNLHSGDRPHKCNYCDVGFAHKPALRRHLKEQHGKKCVDNVTEGSIQEITLEVDTIE